From Selenomonas sp. AB3002, one genomic window encodes:
- a CDS encoding FtsW/RodA/SpoVE family cell cycle protein: MPLGILLAGLGVLYLKSYAAGTVSKALEPAVWPYLLACLAEAFILQFLLWKKKYDFILLPIVLALASVGLVEIARLKPELLVPQLRWLCVAQVVLMLVLRFWKRSREMLSYPYLLGLTCVVVLGLPMLFGTEIGGSRNWLVLGPFSVQPSEFGKILILFFLAAYLSDHRNMLSLPSMRLGPLCLPPLRFIAPLVCIWGAAVLMFVVERDLGSALLFFGMAVLMTYMATGSKTYVFLALMFISLAAGVSYLAFGHVRVRFDIWLDPWQDPNGMAYQVVQSLFSFGTGGVWGTGFGFGHPGFIPEVHTDFIYAAIGEEWGLIGSLAVLFCYVLLSFRGISLALQCEGEKELLLAAGCSMLLLLQAFVIIAGVTKFLPLTGITLPFVSYGGSSLVSGFMELGILLALSRSRQEGRRAHG, translated from the coding sequence ATGCCTTTGGGCATCTTGCTGGCAGGGCTTGGTGTGCTGTACCTGAAAAGCTATGCAGCAGGGACGGTGAGCAAGGCTCTGGAGCCTGCGGTCTGGCCATACCTGCTTGCCTGCCTGGCTGAGGCCTTTATCCTGCAGTTCCTCCTGTGGAAGAAAAAATATGACTTTATCCTGCTTCCTATAGTGCTGGCCCTTGCCAGCGTGGGGCTGGTGGAAATAGCCCGGCTGAAGCCGGAACTCCTGGTGCCGCAGCTGCGCTGGCTCTGCGTGGCCCAGGTGGTGCTGATGCTGGTGCTGCGCTTTTGGAAGCGCAGCAGGGAAATGCTTTCCTATCCCTATCTTTTGGGGCTCACCTGCGTGGTGGTGCTGGGGCTGCCCATGCTCTTTGGCACGGAGATTGGCGGCAGCCGCAACTGGCTGGTACTGGGGCCTTTTTCAGTGCAGCCTTCGGAGTTTGGGAAAATCCTGATCTTGTTCTTCTTGGCGGCTTATCTTTCTGACCATCGCAATATGCTTTCCCTGCCCAGCATGAGGCTGGGACCGCTATGCCTGCCGCCGCTGCGCTTCATCGCGCCCCTGGTGTGCATTTGGGGGGCGGCAGTGCTGATGTTCGTGGTGGAGCGGGATTTGGGCTCGGCCCTGCTGTTTTTTGGCATGGCGGTGCTCATGACCTACATGGCCACCGGCAGCAAGACGTATGTCTTTCTGGCGCTGATGTTTATCAGCCTGGCGGCGGGGGTCAGCTACCTGGCTTTTGGCCATGTGCGGGTGCGCTTTGATATCTGGCTTGACCCCTGGCAGGACCCTAACGGCATGGCCTATCAGGTGGTGCAGTCCCTCTTTTCCTTTGGGACAGGTGGTGTCTGGGGCACAGGCTTTGGCTTTGGGCATCCTGGCTTTATCCCGGAGGTGCATACGGATTTCATCTACGCGGCCATAGGAGAGGAATGGGGGCTGATAGGGTCCCTGGCGGTGCTTTTCTGCTATGTACTGCTCTCTTTCAGGGGCATCAGTCTGGCCCTGCAGTGCGAAGGCGAAAAGGAACTATTGCTGGCTGCAGGCTGCAGTATGCTGCTCCTGCTTCAGGCCTTTGTCATCATTGCCGGTGTTACCAAGTTCCTGCCTCTGACGGGTATTACCCTGCCCTTTGTGAGCTACGGCGGCAGTTCCCTGGTGTCCGGCTTCATGGAGCTGGGCATTCTCCTGGCCCTTTCCCGGAGCCGGCAGGAAGGGAGGCGGGCCCATGGCTGA